In one window of Thermodesulfobacteriota bacterium DNA:
- a CDS encoding FkbM family methyltransferase: MDKPENLKLNQIVFPKIGKIYYSSQKRELIFIYKEIFENREYIQHGIELKPGNIVFDIGAHNGLFTLFVNKECDNDVTIFAFEPLKSNYQILEKNLSLYGLNKRNNIKLFNLGLTHTEGPKEATFSYSKRWTGTATMKSDFLQEKIMLAKRNPDLIMKLVKQKHPIMYILSLPLSPIRSWIISKFADFHISRMFQVQCKLTTLSNICREYSIPRIDLLKIDVEGAELDVLRGIEEEDWPRIKQIVMEIHYVENLRDEIKKLLHSKGFNRIEVVEAEWSKISMSEYIFYMYARR, encoded by the coding sequence ATGGACAAACCTGAAAATTTGAAATTAAATCAGATCGTTTTCCCCAAGATCGGTAAAATTTATTATAGTTCCCAGAAAAGGGAATTAATATTTATTTACAAAGAGATATTTGAAAACAGAGAATATATACAACATGGGATTGAATTAAAACCAGGTAACATTGTTTTCGATATTGGAGCTCATAATGGATTGTTCACTCTTTTTGTAAACAAGGAATGTGATAACGATGTTACCATTTTTGCATTTGAGCCCCTTAAATCTAATTATCAAATATTAGAGAAGAATCTAAGCCTCTATGGTCTTAATAAACGAAACAATATCAAATTATTTAACCTCGGTCTAACCCATACTGAAGGACCAAAAGAAGCCACTTTTTCTTATTCCAAAAGATGGACCGGCACAGCTACAATGAAGTCTGATTTTTTACAAGAAAAGATTATGCTGGCTAAAAGGAACCCAGATCTTATTATGAAATTAGTAAAACAAAAACATCCAATCATGTATATCCTGTCTTTGCCATTATCCCCTATTCGATCTTGGATAATTAGCAAATTTGCTGATTTTCATATAAGTAGAATGTTTCAAGTTCAATGTAAGCTAACCACACTATCTAATATCTGTCGTGAATATTCTATTCCCCGTATAGATCTTTTAAAGATTGATGTGGAAGGTGCTGAATTGGATGTACTTCGTGGAATAGAGGAAGAAGATTGGCCTAGGATAAAGCAAATTGTAATGGAGATACATTATGTGGAAAATCTGCGCGATGAAATTAAGAAATTACTTCATAGTAAAGGTTTCAATAGAATTGAGGTTGTCGAGGCCGAATGGTCAAAGATTAGTATGAGTGAGTATATATTTTACATGTATGCCAGACGTTAA
- a CDS encoding sulfotransferase, whose translation MQFFRRGPSQDEQYLSLLQDIDFQPIFIMGTHRSGTTLLYKLLVATECFNFLTSYHIIKYDEILFNHVNRTEDHAKRELSELFKSMGLKDRIIDNVAVSPDMLEEYGYILVNAGYSQRLNPRNLHVFLELCKKVQFVSARARPLLLKNPYDYPNFKYVKAALPEAKFIFIHRHPLHVINSQLRSIRTALDTKSKYGALIDRRFARLCHNPLILQGARLLVSSKIGLALWSVTRGFVHSSNYFLQNVGSLPKTDFISLRFEDICKDPKTNVDKILRFIGLEQRSTLDYKAFIEPRTVPLLEEVKQERRSISNKLAIYFAYWKYDPYLG comes from the coding sequence ATGCAATTTTTTCGTAGAGGACCATCCCAGGATGAGCAGTACCTTTCTTTGCTGCAGGATATTGACTTTCAGCCTATCTTTATCATGGGCACTCATCGGTCAGGGACAACCTTGTTGTACAAGTTGTTGGTGGCAACTGAGTGCTTTAACTTCTTAACTTCGTATCATATTATCAAGTATGATGAGATCCTGTTTAACCATGTGAATCGGACTGAGGATCACGCCAAAAGGGAGTTATCCGAACTCTTCAAATCGATGGGTTTGAAAGATCGCATCATTGACAATGTAGCAGTTAGTCCAGATATGCTGGAAGAGTATGGATACATCCTGGTGAATGCTGGGTATAGTCAACGACTAAATCCTCGGAATCTGCATGTTTTCCTTGAGCTGTGCAAAAAGGTTCAATTCGTTTCGGCTCGAGCCAGACCATTGTTGCTTAAGAATCCATACGATTATCCAAACTTCAAGTACGTTAAAGCCGCTTTACCGGAAGCTAAGTTCATTTTTATTCACAGACATCCGTTACATGTAATCAATTCACAATTGAGATCCATCCGTACTGCGCTGGATACAAAGAGCAAATACGGCGCCCTCATCGACCGACGTTTCGCAAGGCTCTGCCACAATCCATTGATACTCCAAGGAGCACGCCTGCTGGTTTCCTCAAAAATTGGCCTGGCGCTGTGGTCAGTCACTAGAGGTTTTGTTCATTCGTCAAACTACTTTTTGCAGAATGTTGGCTCCTTGCCTAAAACGGATTTCATATCGCTCCGATTCGAAGACATCTGTAAAGACCCTAAGACAAATGTAGATAAGATCTTGCGGTTTATTGGATTGGAACAGCGCTCTACTCTCGATTATAAAGCATTCATTGAGCCGCGGACTGTACCATTATTAGAAGAAGTTAAGCAAGAGCGAAGGTCCATATCAAACAAGCTCGCAATTTACTTTGCTTACTGGAAATACGACCCCTACTTGGGTTAA